The Corynebacterium confusum genome has a window encoding:
- a CDS encoding nitrate reductase subunit alpha, giving the protein MTTQVPAPENGKLNPLFKLGAYLRRGEASASGQQVFLQGGRQADVFYRNRWAFDKMVRSTHGVNCTGSCSWKVYVKDGVITWESQAVDYPTTGPDTPEYEPRGCPRGASFSWYTYSPTRVRYPYARGVLVDMFREEKQKHGDSVLAWKAIQEDPDKRRAYISQRGKGGLIRISYEEAIDMASAAHVYTIRKYGPDRINGFTVIPAMSQVSYGAGSRFLQMIGGVALSFYDWYADLPPASPQTFGDQTDVPESGDWYNSSYLMMWGSNIPVTRTPDAHFMVEARYKGTKVVVVSPDFADNTKFADEWARIEPGTDAALAFAMGHVILKTFHVDRQEPYFLNYMRKYTDAPFLVSLDQREDGTYTPGKFFTASQTNDASLAGSPNATHRGLVMEDDGRVVDPGGTVADRWDMDSAKWNLSLDGVDPVMSMAETDSFSTAEVLFPRFDLDTDPADIGTGKPVGAGVVHRGVPVREVNGKLVTTVYDIMLAHYGVPREDLNLPGSWPTGFDDASEVGTPAWQEELTGVPAAAAIRIGREFAQNAADSQGRSQIIMGAGVNHYFHADNIYRSFLALTSMCGTQGVNGGGWAHYVGQEKLRPVNGWTQWAMATDWQRPPRHMITTGFYYFATEQYRYDNSRASQLGSPLASRGAIGDKMVSDTMSEAMRRGWMPAYPQFNRNCLLLADEADAAGLDINDYVVQQLHKGDLEFAYDNPSAEENWPRILLNWRTNLLGSSAKGTEFFLRHLLGIDSDATAEELSPEQRPRTIKWVDEAPEGKLDLMLTTDFRNTSTTLVSDIVLPAATWYEKHDMSSTDMHPYLHSFNAAINPPWEARTDFEVFQDLAAALSDKAVKWLGTQRDVITQPSHHDTPDELGMPNGIVPDIDEVGLVPGVTMPKLHVVERDYTRIYEKWAHLGPLPAKAGTGVHGTKFNVEKQVKELELICGTSQTSQGELIDLTKDTKVIDAILHLSGVSNGELAQQGFEFLSSRTGKDLTPLAASDADVHITWDSIKERPTEIITSPEWTADKRNKRRYTAFSINVEFDKPWHTLTGRMHYYLDHDWFMDYGESLPVFRPPLDHVHLHGEHAPGQTLSNERGEAEVTLRYLTTHNKWSIHSQYFDNLHVLSISRGGQVVWMSDKDAEKIGVKDNEWVEVYNRNGVVSARAIVSHRIPEGTMLCNHAQERTVGTPLNEHTGRRGGTHNSLTRISIKPVHIAGGYGQLTYHFNYIGPTGNNRDEVTRVRRRSQEVSY; this is encoded by the coding sequence ATGACTACTCAAGTCCCCGCTCCCGAAAACGGCAAGCTCAACCCGCTGTTTAAACTAGGCGCCTACCTGCGCCGCGGCGAGGCCTCTGCCTCCGGCCAACAGGTCTTCTTGCAGGGCGGCCGGCAGGCCGACGTCTTTTACCGCAACCGCTGGGCCTTCGACAAGATGGTCCGCTCCACCCACGGCGTCAACTGCACCGGCTCCTGCTCCTGGAAGGTCTACGTCAAAGACGGCGTCATCACCTGGGAGTCCCAGGCCGTCGACTACCCCACCACGGGCCCCGACACCCCGGAGTACGAGCCCCGCGGTTGCCCCCGCGGCGCCTCCTTTTCCTGGTACACCTACTCCCCAACCCGCGTGCGCTACCCGTACGCCCGCGGCGTTTTGGTGGACATGTTCCGCGAGGAAAAGCAGAAGCACGGCGACTCGGTGCTTGCCTGGAAGGCCATCCAGGAAGACCCGGACAAGCGCCGGGCGTATATCTCCCAGCGCGGCAAAGGCGGGCTCATCCGCATCTCCTACGAGGAGGCCATCGACATGGCCTCAGCCGCGCACGTCTACACCATCCGCAAGTACGGCCCCGACCGCATCAACGGCTTCACAGTCATCCCGGCGATGAGCCAGGTCTCCTATGGCGCCGGCAGCCGCTTCCTGCAGATGATCGGCGGCGTCGCCCTGTCCTTCTACGACTGGTACGCGGACCTGCCGCCGGCCTCCCCGCAGACCTTCGGCGACCAGACCGACGTCCCCGAGTCCGGCGACTGGTACAACTCCTCCTACTTGATGATGTGGGGCTCTAACATCCCGGTCACCCGCACCCCGGACGCCCACTTCATGGTCGAGGCCCGCTACAAGGGCACCAAGGTCGTCGTCGTCTCCCCTGACTTCGCCGACAACACCAAGTTCGCCGACGAATGGGCCCGCATCGAGCCGGGCACCGACGCCGCCTTGGCCTTTGCCATGGGCCACGTCATCCTCAAGACCTTCCACGTCGACCGCCAAGAGCCGTACTTCCTGAACTACATGCGCAAGTACACCGACGCGCCGTTCCTGGTCTCCCTCGACCAGCGCGAAGACGGGACCTACACCCCCGGCAAGTTCTTCACGGCCTCCCAGACTAACGATGCCTCCTTGGCCGGAAGCCCCAACGCCACGCACCGTGGCCTCGTCATGGAAGACGACGGCCGCGTGGTCGATCCGGGCGGCACCGTCGCCGACCGCTGGGACATGGATTCCGCCAAGTGGAACCTCTCCCTGGACGGCGTCGACCCCGTCATGTCGATGGCGGAGACGGATTCCTTCTCCACCGCCGAGGTCCTCTTCCCGCGCTTCGACCTGGACACCGACCCGGCCGATATCGGCACCGGCAAGCCGGTCGGCGCCGGTGTCGTCCACCGCGGCGTGCCGGTGCGTGAGGTCAACGGCAAGCTGGTCACCACCGTCTACGACATCATGCTCGCCCACTACGGCGTCCCGCGCGAGGACCTGAACCTGCCGGGTAGCTGGCCGACCGGCTTCGACGACGCGAGCGAGGTCGGCACCCCGGCCTGGCAGGAGGAGCTCACCGGCGTCCCCGCCGCCGCGGCCATCCGCATCGGCCGGGAATTCGCCCAGAACGCGGCGGACTCGCAGGGCCGCTCCCAGATCATCATGGGCGCGGGCGTGAACCACTACTTCCACGCCGACAACATCTACCGCAGCTTCTTAGCGCTGACCTCGATGTGCGGTACCCAGGGCGTCAACGGCGGCGGCTGGGCGCACTACGTCGGCCAGGAAAAGCTGCGCCCTGTCAACGGCTGGACCCAGTGGGCCATGGCCACCGACTGGCAGCGTCCCCCGCGCCACATGATTACCACCGGCTTCTACTACTTCGCCACCGAGCAGTACCGCTACGACAACTCGCGCGCCTCCCAGCTGGGCTCCCCGCTGGCCAGCCGCGGGGCCATCGGCGACAAGATGGTCTCCGACACCATGTCCGAGGCCATGCGCCGCGGCTGGATGCCGGCCTACCCGCAGTTCAACCGCAACTGCCTGCTGCTAGCCGACGAGGCGGACGCCGCCGGCCTGGACATCAACGACTACGTGGTCCAGCAGCTTCACAAGGGCGACCTGGAGTTCGCCTACGACAACCCCTCTGCGGAAGAGAACTGGCCGCGCATCCTGCTCAACTGGCGCACCAACCTGCTGGGTTCCTCGGCTAAGGGCACGGAGTTCTTCCTCCGCCACCTGCTGGGCATCGACTCGGATGCCACCGCCGAAGAGCTGTCCCCGGAGCAGCGCCCACGCACCATCAAGTGGGTCGACGAGGCCCCCGAGGGCAAGCTCGACCTGATGCTGACCACGGACTTCCGCAACACCTCGACCACGCTGGTCTCCGACATCGTTCTGCCGGCCGCTACCTGGTACGAAAAGCACGACATGTCCTCGACCGACATGCACCCCTACCTGCACTCCTTCAACGCGGCGATCAACCCGCCGTGGGAGGCGCGCACCGACTTCGAGGTCTTCCAGGACCTGGCCGCCGCGCTGTCCGACAAGGCCGTCAAGTGGCTGGGCACCCAGCGCGACGTCATCACCCAGCCGAGCCACCACGACACCCCGGACGAGCTGGGCATGCCCAACGGCATCGTCCCGGACATCGACGAGGTCGGGCTGGTCCCCGGCGTGACGATGCCGAAGCTGCACGTCGTCGAGCGCGACTACACGCGCATCTACGAAAAGTGGGCGCACCTCGGCCCGCTGCCCGCCAAGGCCGGCACCGGCGTGCACGGCACCAAGTTCAACGTGGAAAAGCAGGTCAAGGAGCTCGAGCTCATCTGCGGCACCTCGCAGACCTCCCAGGGCGAGCTCATCGATCTGACCAAGGACACCAAGGTCATCGACGCCATCCTGCACCTGTCCGGCGTCTCCAACGGCGAGCTGGCGCAGCAGGGCTTCGAGTTCCTGTCTTCGCGCACCGGCAAGGATCTCACCCCGCTGGCCGCTTCCGATGCCGACGTCCACATCACCTGGGACTCCATCAAGGAGCGCCCAACCGAGATCATCACCTCGCCGGAGTGGACCGCCGACAAGCGCAACAAGCGCCGGTACACGGCCTTTTCCATCAACGTCGAGTTCGACAAGCCCTGGCACACGCTCACGGGCCGCATGCACTACTACCTCGACCACGACTGGTTCATGGACTACGGCGAATCCCTGCCCGTGTTCCGCCCGCCGCTGGACCACGTCCACCTGCACGGCGAGCACGCCCCCGGCCAGACGCTGAGCAACGAGCGCGGCGAGGCTGAGGTCACCCTGCGCTACCTGACCACCCACAACAAGTGGTCCATCCACTCGCAGTACTTCGACAACCTGCACGTTTTGTCCATCTCCCGAGGTGGCCAGGTGGTCTGGATGTCCGACAAGGACGCCGAGAAGATCGGCGTTAAGGACAACGAGTGGGTCGAGGTCTATAACCGCAACGGCGTCGTCAGTGCCCGCGCCATTGTCTCCCACCGCATCCCGGAAGGCACCATGCTGTGCAACCACGCCCAAGAGCGCACCGTCGGCACCCCACTCAACGAGCACACCGGCCGCCGTGGCGGCACCCACAACTCGCTGACGCGCATTTCCATCAAGCCGGTCCACATCGCGGGTGGCTACGGCCAACTTACCTACCACTTCAACTACATCGGGCCCACCGGCAATAACCGCGACGAGGTCACCCGCGTCCGCCGCCGTTCCCAGGAGGTGTCTTACTAA
- a CDS encoding MFS transporter, whose protein sequence is MTQLDTSGKVIQGWDPEDSDHWDSKIAWRTLIISTTTLFIGFAAWYLVSAIAPILNEIGFDLSSGQLYALTAVSGLACGLLRLVFMFLPPVLGTRKLVTFSSLLFLLPMFGWFSVVQRPDASFVELLAISFASGIGGGVFSGLMPSTGYFFPKRMSGTALGLQAGLGNFGISFIQLVSPWLMGFSLIGIGFVAPQRLPDQTTIFVHSPAIFFVPWTIVMAVLAWTLLKDVPVKANFRQQIDIFGNINTWVLTVVYLMSFGAFSGFAAQFALMINDLYGQTSKFAEVMNPDDLPRGAAFAFIGPLLGALVRALWGPLCDKFGGAIWTFIGCLGMTIFTAFSALFLNPDSPDQFWWFLAGMLIMFFFTGLANAGTFKQMPMILPPRQAGGVVGWTGAIGAFGPFVVGMLLSAMPMAAFFWGCVVYFAITTVLVWVFYARPNAPYPG, encoded by the coding sequence ATGACTCAACTAGACACCTCAGGCAAAGTCATCCAGGGCTGGGATCCAGAAGATTCCGACCACTGGGACTCCAAGATTGCCTGGCGCACGCTCATTATTTCAACGACCACCCTGTTCATCGGCTTCGCCGCGTGGTACCTGGTCTCCGCCATCGCCCCCATCCTGAACGAGATCGGCTTCGACTTGAGCTCCGGACAGCTCTACGCGCTCACCGCGGTCTCAGGCCTGGCCTGCGGTCTTCTCCGCCTGGTCTTCATGTTCCTGCCGCCGGTGCTGGGCACCCGCAAGCTGGTCACCTTCTCCTCGCTGCTGTTCCTGCTGCCCATGTTCGGCTGGTTCTCGGTCGTCCAGCGCCCCGACGCCTCCTTCGTTGAGCTGCTCGCCATCTCCTTCGCCTCCGGCATCGGCGGCGGCGTCTTCTCCGGCCTCATGCCATCCACCGGCTACTTCTTCCCGAAGCGGATGTCCGGAACAGCGCTCGGCCTGCAAGCCGGCCTGGGCAACTTCGGTATCTCCTTCATCCAGCTGGTCTCCCCGTGGCTGATGGGCTTCAGCCTCATCGGCATCGGCTTCGTCGCCCCGCAGCGCCTGCCCGACCAGACCACCATCTTCGTCCACTCCCCAGCCATCTTCTTCGTGCCGTGGACCATCGTCATGGCCGTGCTGGCCTGGACGCTGCTCAAGGACGTGCCGGTCAAGGCAAACTTCCGCCAGCAGATCGACATCTTCGGCAACATCAACACCTGGGTGCTGACCGTCGTCTACCTGATGAGCTTCGGCGCCTTCTCCGGCTTCGCCGCCCAGTTCGCCCTGATGATCAACGACCTCTACGGCCAGACCTCCAAGTTCGCCGAGGTTATGAACCCCGACGATCTGCCCCGCGGCGCGGCCTTCGCCTTCATCGGCCCACTGCTCGGCGCCCTCGTACGCGCCCTCTGGGGCCCGCTCTGTGACAAGTTCGGCGGCGCCATCTGGACCTTCATCGGTTGCCTGGGCATGACCATCTTCACTGCGTTCTCCGCGCTGTTTTTGAACCCGGATTCCCCGGACCAGTTCTGGTGGTTCCTGGCCGGCATGCTCATCATGTTCTTCTTCACCGGCCTGGCTAACGCCGGCACCTTCAAGCAGATGCCGATGATCCTCCCGCCGCGCCAGGCAGGCGGCGTGGTCGGCTGGACCGGTGCCATCGGTGCCTTCGGCCCGTTCGTCGTCGGCATGCTCCTGTCGGCTATGCCCATGGCCGCCTTCTTCTGGGGCTGCGTGGTCTACTTCGCCATCACCACGGTCCTGGTCTGGGTCTTTTACGCCCGCCCGAACGCCCCGTACCCCGGCTAA
- a CDS encoding molybdopterin-binding protein, protein MPELKAAVIVASNRVKEGTKPNKAGQRAVELLTNHGVEVTQKQCLNEGAANLRPALSQVIEAGTDVVLVIGATGISRDNDTPEVTEEFIAARMWGLETQVLLEGLKNSPRAGLCRGIIGVTSCPPGTLLVNSASSVGAVEDTLAVVLPLLKDIFRECR, encoded by the coding sequence ATGCCTGAGTTGAAGGCCGCAGTAATCGTTGCGTCGAACCGCGTCAAGGAGGGCACCAAGCCTAACAAGGCCGGTCAGCGTGCGGTGGAGCTATTGACCAACCACGGCGTGGAGGTCACGCAAAAGCAGTGCTTAAACGAGGGTGCCGCGAATTTGCGGCCGGCGCTGAGCCAGGTAATCGAGGCGGGCACCGACGTGGTGCTGGTCATCGGCGCAACGGGGATTTCCCGCGACAACGACACCCCGGAGGTCACGGAAGAATTCATCGCGGCCCGCATGTGGGGGCTGGAGACCCAGGTCCTGCTGGAGGGCCTGAAGAACTCACCTAGGGCCGGCCTGTGCCGCGGCATCATCGGCGTGACCTCGTGCCCGCCGGGGACCTTGCTGGTTAATTCCGCCTCCTCGGTTGGGGCGGTCGAGGACACGCTAGCGGTGGTTCTTCCCCTGCTGAAGGACATCTTCCGCGAATGCCGTTAG
- the mobA gene encoding molybdenum cofactor guanylyltransferase — MAQLAYPLPGQLGALVLAGGRGRRMGGLDKASLRVAGQRLVDRVLGQLPYHCERIVVSPYPLGLPQVCENPLFGGPVAGIARGTRALHSDYIAVLSVDAPDSGQLLSALWRALHAADADAAIVRSADGFLQPLCSLWKATHLRRALGDLPRVHNASARRLLRQARRGSRIIEVPGTGAERDYDTPQELTAFAEDVLQQGKNHR; from the coding sequence ATGGCCCAGCTTGCTTATCCCCTCCCCGGCCAGCTCGGCGCACTCGTTTTGGCCGGCGGCCGCGGGCGCCGCATGGGTGGGCTCGACAAGGCGAGCCTGCGCGTTGCCGGCCAGCGCCTAGTCGACCGCGTGCTGGGCCAGCTTCCCTACCACTGCGAGCGCATAGTGGTCTCCCCCTATCCACTGGGCCTGCCGCAGGTCTGCGAGAACCCGCTCTTCGGCGGCCCGGTCGCCGGCATCGCGCGCGGCACGCGGGCCCTGCACAGCGACTATATCGCCGTGCTGAGCGTCGATGCCCCCGATTCCGGCCAGCTTCTCTCCGCCCTCTGGCGCGCACTGCACGCCGCCGATGCCGATGCCGCCATCGTCCGCAGCGCCGACGGCTTCCTGCAGCCGCTGTGCTCGCTGTGGAAGGCCACCCACCTGCGCCGCGCGCTCGGCGATCTACCCCGCGTGCACAACGCCTCAGCCCGGCGGCTGCTGCGCCAGGCGCGCCGCGGCTCCCGGATTATCGAGGTCCCCGGCACCGGCGCCGAGCGCGACTACGACACGCCCCAGGAGCTAACGGCATTCGCGGAAGATGTCCTTCAGCAGGGGAAGAACCACCGCTAG
- the moaC gene encoding cyclic pyranopterin monophosphate synthase MoaC: MEFTHLNNAGEAYMVDVTEKKPTVRTATAEGEVACSREVMDALRDGTVPKGDVLAVARVAGIAAAKKVPELLPLAHTIGVHGCRVDLELHDDCVAISATVRTADRTGVEMEALAAVNVAALAVIDMVKGVDRSSFIRRAGIVAKSGGRSGDWSRTLPEA, encoded by the coding sequence ATGGAGTTTACGCATCTCAACAACGCTGGCGAGGCCTACATGGTCGACGTGACCGAGAAGAAACCGACCGTGCGCACCGCCACCGCCGAGGGCGAGGTGGCCTGCTCGCGGGAGGTCATGGACGCGCTGCGCGACGGCACCGTGCCCAAGGGCGACGTGCTGGCCGTGGCCCGGGTGGCCGGCATCGCGGCGGCCAAGAAGGTCCCGGAGCTGCTGCCGCTGGCGCACACCATCGGCGTGCACGGTTGCCGCGTCGATTTGGAACTTCACGACGATTGCGTAGCGATTTCGGCCACCGTGCGCACCGCGGATCGCACCGGCGTGGAGATGGAGGCCCTGGCCGCGGTAAACGTCGCCGCGCTGGCGGTTATCGACATGGTCAAGGGCGTGGACCGCTCCTCCTTCATCCGTCGCGCCGGAATCGTCGCCAAGTCCGGCGGGCGCTCCGGCGACTGGTCCCGCACCCTGCCGGAGGCCTAG
- a CDS encoding molybdopterin molybdotransferase MoeA produces the protein MHHSSSCSVADHLARVLSLVRPLPAVNTPLSELTSGQYCAADVTCRIPVPAFHNSAMDGFLVHRADLGSGSATLPVVGDVPAGSAPQEVPAGTAVRIMTGAPVADPLDPELVVVPVELTNIPAGPTPLPETVTIRGADPARAHIRRAGDNLAVGDTAVPAGDRVDPGVIAACHSAGLTTLPVHRTPRVAVISTGDELVSLGDGDYRPLEPGQIPDSNRPMLAQLVRDSGPVELTHLHAGDSDGAAGRSDSFVALAKEAAQTHDLIITSGGVSAGAFDIVHTSAQAHARDAWFGDVDQKPGAPQGISVWSSTPMISLPGNPVATFVSFHLYVAPALRALRGDPRPALRRRGVVRAGEDFPDTRDRPAWLPVRVDYADNPPAAFPFNGRRLGSHMVANLAGTAGMVGLAAHAAGPRAGDTVEITWF, from the coding sequence ATGCACCATTCTTCATCGTGCTCCGTCGCCGACCACCTCGCGCGCGTCCTCAGCCTCGTCCGGCCCCTCCCGGCCGTGAACACGCCTCTGAGCGAGCTGACCAGCGGCCAGTATTGCGCCGCCGATGTCACCTGCCGCATCCCTGTGCCCGCCTTCCACAACTCGGCCATGGACGGCTTCCTGGTCCACCGCGCCGACCTGGGCTCCGGCTCGGCCACGCTGCCGGTAGTCGGCGACGTGCCGGCCGGCAGCGCACCGCAGGAGGTGCCCGCGGGTACTGCGGTGCGGATCATGACCGGCGCGCCCGTCGCCGATCCCCTCGATCCGGAGCTCGTGGTCGTGCCCGTAGAGCTGACCAATATCCCCGCCGGGCCGACCCCGCTGCCCGAAACCGTAACCATCCGCGGTGCCGATCCCGCCCGCGCCCACATCCGCCGGGCCGGCGATAACCTCGCCGTCGGGGACACGGCCGTCCCTGCCGGGGACCGCGTGGATCCCGGGGTCATCGCCGCCTGCCACTCCGCGGGGCTGACCACGCTACCCGTGCACCGCACGCCGCGGGTGGCGGTAATTTCCACCGGCGACGAGCTCGTGAGCCTGGGCGACGGCGACTACCGGCCGCTGGAGCCTGGCCAAATTCCGGATTCCAACCGGCCGATGCTGGCCCAGCTCGTGCGGGACTCCGGGCCCGTCGAGCTAACGCACCTGCACGCCGGGGACAGCGACGGCGCCGCGGGCCGGAGCGATTCCTTCGTCGCCCTGGCCAAGGAGGCGGCACAGACCCACGACCTCATCATCACCAGCGGCGGGGTCTCGGCCGGGGCCTTCGACATCGTCCACACCAGCGCCCAGGCCCACGCCCGCGATGCCTGGTTCGGCGACGTCGACCAAAAGCCCGGCGCCCCGCAGGGAATAAGCGTCTGGAGCTCGACGCCGATGATTTCTCTTCCCGGCAACCCGGTGGCGACCTTCGTCTCCTTCCACCTCTACGTCGCCCCCGCGCTGCGCGCCCTGCGCGGCGATCCGCGCCCGGCCCTCCGCCGCCGCGGGGTAGTCCGAGCCGGCGAGGACTTCCCGGACACCCGGGACCGCCCCGCCTGGCTGCCGGTCCGCGTGGACTACGCGGACAACCCGCCCGCCGCCTTCCCCTTCAACGGGCGGCGCCTGGGCTCCCACATGGTGGCCAACCTGGCCGGCACCGCCGGAATGGTGGGCCTTGCCGCCCACGCCGCCGGGCCCCGGGCGGGCGATACTGTCGAAATCACCTGGTTTTAG
- the moaA gene encoding GTP 3',8-cyclase MoaA has product MTDRSSAPKVLLPTPRVAGRPQAAADLPAADANGNRALVDKYGRVARDLRVSLTDRCNLRCTYCMPAEGLDWMPNQHKLDDAETIRLIRLAVERLGIRQVRFTGGEPLLRKSLAEILAATKNLRTDEGHAPSTALTTNGLGLDKRIDELKAAGLDRVNISLDTINHAAYAELTRRDRLDSVFAAIDATLAAGLHPVKINAVVMPGINDADIVELADFALHKGAQLRFIEQMPLGPREQWDRSTMVTADDILGRLKSAFDLRPARAPRGSAPAALWEAICPDGTRGKLGIIASVSHPFCGDCDRTRLTTDGAVRNCLFGNSETSLRDLMRQGASDEELMAAWAGEMWAKLPGHGVNDEGFLQPDRPMSAIGG; this is encoded by the coding sequence ATGACTGACCGTTCTTCCGCCCCGAAGGTGCTGCTACCCACCCCGCGCGTAGCCGGCCGCCCGCAGGCCGCCGCGGACCTGCCTGCCGCCGACGCCAACGGCAACCGAGCCTTGGTGGACAAATACGGTCGCGTCGCCCGAGACCTGCGCGTGTCCCTGACCGACCGCTGCAACCTGCGGTGCACCTACTGCATGCCCGCCGAGGGCCTGGACTGGATGCCCAACCAGCACAAGCTCGACGACGCAGAAACCATCCGCCTTATCCGCCTGGCCGTCGAGCGCCTGGGCATCCGGCAGGTCCGTTTCACCGGCGGCGAGCCGTTGCTGCGCAAGTCGCTGGCAGAAATCCTCGCGGCCACCAAAAATCTGCGCACCGACGAAGGCCACGCCCCCAGCACGGCGCTGACGACGAATGGGCTGGGCCTGGACAAGCGCATCGACGAGCTCAAGGCCGCCGGGCTGGACCGGGTCAACATCTCGTTGGACACCATCAACCACGCCGCCTACGCCGAGCTGACCCGCCGCGACCGGCTCGATTCCGTCTTCGCGGCCATCGATGCCACCCTGGCCGCCGGCCTCCACCCCGTCAAGATCAACGCCGTGGTCATGCCCGGCATCAACGACGCCGACATCGTCGAGCTGGCCGACTTCGCCCTGCACAAGGGCGCGCAGCTGCGTTTTATCGAGCAGATGCCCCTGGGCCCGCGCGAGCAGTGGGATCGCTCCACCATGGTCACCGCGGACGACATCCTCGGCCGCCTGAAATCCGCGTTCGACCTGCGCCCGGCCCGCGCCCCGCGCGGCTCAGCCCCCGCCGCGCTGTGGGAGGCGATCTGCCCCGACGGCACGCGCGGCAAGCTGGGGATCATCGCCTCGGTCAGCCACCCCTTCTGCGGCGACTGTGACCGCACCCGCCTTACCACCGACGGCGCGGTGCGCAACTGCCTCTTCGGCAACTCGGAGACCTCCCTGCGCGACCTGATGCGCCAGGGCGCTTCCGACGAGGAACTCATGGCCGCCTGGGCCGGCGAGATGTGGGCCAAGCTGCCCGGCCACGGCGTCAACGACGAGGGCTTCCTGCAGCCGGACCGGCCGATGTCCGCCATCGGCGGGTAG
- a CDS encoding long-chain fatty-acid--CoA ligase: MHSTMQEVPLNISRILEQGATVHSQTKVTTWHGEHAPDGAGAAEECTFADIGARAAAFAHVLHDKLGVTGDERVGSFLWNCAEHLEVMFAVACKGAVFTPLNKQLMNDQIGHIVNHAEIEVIVADPRLAQQLGAVLAGTTTVRAVVFTGPSRVGHLSPYFPRGVEVYSYEALLDGQSTRYDWPVLDESAAAALCYSTGTTGAPKGVVYSHRSIYLASMLLRTTDSLAITHGESFLCCIPIYHVLSWGVPFAAFMTGTPLILPDSDVSAPTLAKLIASTHPRVAHGVPTIWIQLFVHYLHHPPERMSLTEIYAGGSPVPPQVIKVWEERFGVDVVHVWGMVETTTVGTVARPPQGASGNSRWGYRISQGRFPTSLEYRVVNDGQVVSKTDRNAGEIQVRGNLVTESYYHSPAAEEGGAASQFRGKRTEDAASKYTADGWLRTGDVGSVTKDGFLTVEDRARDVIRSGGEWIYSVQLENLIMADDRVIEAAVIGYPDKQWGERPLAVTVLQRDIDPTIETAESLRENLRSELPGWMLPEYWTFIKSIDKTSVGKFDKKDLRSHLAEGEYNIIRLAGPGEANQIDDNATLDPDQPLT; the protein is encoded by the coding sequence ATGCACTCCACCATGCAGGAAGTCCCGCTCAATATCTCCCGTATCTTGGAGCAGGGCGCCACCGTCCACAGCCAGACCAAGGTCACCACGTGGCACGGCGAGCACGCCCCCGACGGCGCCGGGGCGGCCGAGGAATGCACCTTCGCGGACATCGGGGCGCGCGCGGCGGCCTTCGCCCACGTATTGCACGACAAGCTGGGGGTTACCGGCGACGAGCGCGTCGGCTCTTTCCTATGGAATTGCGCGGAACACCTCGAGGTCATGTTCGCTGTGGCCTGCAAGGGCGCGGTCTTTACCCCGCTGAACAAACAGCTGATGAACGACCAGATCGGGCACATTGTCAACCACGCGGAGATCGAGGTCATCGTCGCCGATCCGCGCCTGGCCCAGCAGCTGGGCGCGGTCCTGGCCGGGACCACCACCGTCCGCGCGGTCGTCTTCACCGGTCCGAGCCGGGTGGGCCACTTGAGCCCCTACTTCCCCCGCGGCGTGGAAGTCTATTCGTACGAGGCCCTGTTGGACGGGCAATCGACCCGCTATGACTGGCCGGTCCTAGACGAGTCCGCGGCCGCGGCGCTGTGTTATTCCACCGGCACGACCGGCGCGCCCAAGGGCGTGGTCTACTCGCACCGCTCCATCTACTTGGCCTCCATGCTGCTGCGCACCACGGACAGCCTGGCGATTACCCACGGCGAGTCCTTCCTGTGCTGCATTCCCATTTACCACGTGTTGTCCTGGGGCGTGCCTTTCGCCGCCTTCATGACGGGCACACCGCTCATCCTGCCGGACTCGGACGTCTCCGCGCCCACCCTGGCCAAGCTCATCGCCTCCACCCACCCGCGCGTGGCGCACGGCGTGCCGACAATCTGGATCCAGCTCTTCGTCCACTACCTCCACCACCCGCCGGAGCGCATGTCGCTGACCGAAATTTACGCCGGCGGCTCCCCGGTCCCGCCGCAGGTGATCAAGGTCTGGGAGGAGCGCTTCGGCGTCGACGTGGTGCACGTGTGGGGCATGGTGGAAACCACCACTGTGGGCACCGTGGCGCGCCCGCCGCAGGGCGCTAGCGGCAATTCCCGCTGGGGCTACCGCATCTCCCAGGGCCGCTTCCCCACCAGCCTGGAATACCGCGTGGTCAACGACGGGCAGGTGGTCTCCAAGACCGACCGCAACGCCGGCGAGATTCAGGTCCGCGGCAACCTGGTCACGGAGTCCTACTACCACTCGCCCGCCGCGGAGGAAGGCGGGGCGGCCTCCCAGTTCCGCGGCAAGCGCACCGAGGACGCGGCCAGCAAGTACACCGCCGACGGCTGGCTGCGCACCGGCGACGTGGGCTCGGTGACCAAGGACGGCTTCCTGACCGTCGAGGACCGCGCCCGCGACGTCATCCGCTCCGGCGGCGAGTGGATCTACTCCGTCCAGCTGGAAAACCTCATCATGGCCGACGACCGGGTCATCGAGGCCGCCGTCATCGGCTACCCCGACAAGCAGTGGGGCGAGCGCCCGCTGGCCGTGACCGTCCTCCAGCGCGACATCGACCCGACCATTGAGACCGCTGAGAGCCTCCGGGAGAACTTGCGCTCCGAGCTGCCCGGCTGGATGCTGCCGGAGTACTGGACCTTCATCAAGAGCATCGATAAGACGTCGGTGGGCAAGTTCGACAAGAAGGACCTGCGCTCCCACCTGGCCGAGGGCGAGTACAACATCATTCGCCTGGCCGGCCCGGGCGAAGCCAACCAGATTGATGACAACGCCACCTTGGATCCGGACCAGCCGCTGACCTAG